A segment of the Amycolatopsis thermophila genome:
GGATCGTGCGGGTGGCCGAACCGTCGGCGAGCACGGCACCTCGCGCACCCACCGTCACCGCGACCGCCTCCGCCGACCACTGCACGCGCAGCCGCTCGGCCAGGTCCCCGGGCGTGCCCGGTTCGCCGGCGAACTTCGCGGCCTCGCCTTCGTTCGGCGTCACCAGCGCGGCACCGGGCACCGGCGGCCCGCCCCGCGGGTGCGGGTCCCAGACGATCGGGGCGCCGCTCTCCCCGAGCAGTTGCCGGATCCGCGGATGACTCGCCACGCCGCGCCCGTAGTCGGCGACGAGGATCGCCGACGCGCTGCGCAGCACGGACACCGTGTGCGCGTCGAGCGGTTCGCGGGCGGCGCGGCCGTCGCCGTGGTCCAGGCGCACGACCGACTGCCCGGCCGCGCGGATGCGCGTCTTGCGGACGGTTTCGCCCTCCAGCGGCAGCGCGCACAGCTCCACCTCGCCACCCAGCAGGCGGGCCAGCCGCGCGCCGCCCTCGTCCTCGCCGAGCGCCGTGACCAGCACGACGTCCGCGGCGGACCGGGCGGCCAGGCGGGCGGCGAGCCCCGCGCCACCGGGCCGGTGCCACTCGCGGCCGACGTCGACCACCGGGACCGGCGCCTCCGGGCACAGCCGTTCGGCGTTGCCGTCGACGTCGATGTCCAGCAGCGTGTCGCCGACCACCACCAGGGGGCCGGTCACGAGGGCACTCCCAGCGCCTCGTCCAGCGCCGCGCACAGGCCGTGGACCACCGCGAGGTGCGCCTCCTGCACGGTGCCGGTGCTCGGCGCGTCGATCACCAGCGTGTCATCGCAGATCGAGGCCAGCGCGTTCGGCGCCGGTCCGGTCAGCGCCCACGTCGTGATGCCCAGCTCGTGCGCGGTCTTCGCGGCCGCGCACACGTTCTGGCTGCGACCACTGGTCGACAGCGCCACCAGCACGTCACCGGGGCGGCCGTGCGCGCGCACCTGGCGGGCGAACACCTCGTGGTCGCCGTAGTCGTTGACGATCGCCGTGGTCGCCGACGTGTCGGCGTGCAGCGCGATCGCCGACAGCGGCTGCCGGTCGTTGACGAACCGGCCGACGAGCTCACCGGTCAGGTGCTGGGCTTCGGCGGCGCTGCCGCCGTTGCCGCAGGCGAGCAGACGCCCGCCGGCCCCGAGCACGTCGGCGAGGTGACGACCCCACGCCTCGATCCTCGGCGCCAGCGCGGTCAGGTCTTGCATGGTCGCGGCCAGAGCCGTGAACCGCTCTTCGATCACGCTGCACCTCCTAGTTTCTCCACGGCCCGCAGGACCTCCTCGGGGGCGACCCGGCCCAGGCACGGGTGCCCGGACACCGGGCAGACGCGGGCCCGGGTGTCGCGGCAGGGCGCGTCCTGGTCCCCGAGCAGGACGACCGGCACCCCGTGGGGCGCCCACCGCGCGGCCGGCACGACCGGGGCGAACATCGACACGACGGGGGTGCCCACGGCCGCGGCCAGGTGCGCCGGTCCGGTGTTGGGGGCGACGGTGACCCGCGCACCGGCGAGCACGGCGGCGAGGCCGCGCAGGTCGGTCCGGCCGGCCAGGTCGAGACCGTGGTCCCCGGCGACCCGGGCGGTGAGTTCGCGCTCGGCCGGGCCGCCGGTGACGACGACCCGGTATCCGGACTGGGCGAGCAGCCGGACGACCTCCGCGTTGCGCTCGGCGGGATACTGGCGCGCGGGCACCGACGCCGCCGGGTGCACCACGACGTAGCCGGGTTCCCCGACCAGGTCCGAAACGTCGGGCAGCGGGTGTCGCACGGCCAGCCGCCCGTCGTCGCCCGGCGGGAGCTCGAACCCGGCGGCCCGCGCCAGCGAGAGCGCGCGTTCGGCCTCCGGTGGATCGCCCTCGACGCGGTGCCGCAGGTCCAGCAGCGAACCCGGGTAGTCCTCGCAGATCGCGCCGATCCACGGCACCCCGCACTCGCGCAGGACCAGCGCGAGCGGCAACGGGGACTGGTGGAACGACGTCACGATCAGCGCCGACTCCGGTTGCGCGGCACGGATCCGGGCGCGCAGCTCGGCCAGGTACGCGGGGGTCACCGCGGGTGGGTCCGGGTCGATCCACGGCGCGCACCACTCGATGACCTCGTCGACACCGGGCAGCAGCTCGGCGGCGGCGCGCCCGTGCGGCCCGGCCAGGAACGTCACCGAATCCGCCTGCGCCGCGACCGCCCGCACCAGGGGCCCGGACAGCAGGACGTCGCCCGCGTTGTCCAGGCGCGCCACCAGAACCCGTGACCTCACCATGCCCGGTCCCCCATCGCCAGCCCGACCGCCTCGGCCAGGTCACCGGCCACCGCCGCGTCCCGCCGGGCCGCCGCGACCTCCGCCTCCCGCGTCCGCGGGGTCGGCACCAGCACCGCCCGCGCGCCCGCCGCGCGCGCCGCCTCGATGTCGGCACCGATGTCGCCGATGACGACGCAATCCCGCGGCCGCACCCCCAGGGCCAGCGCGGCCCGGGTCACCAGGCCGGGTTTCGGTTTGCGGCAGCAGCAGCCGTCGCCCTCGGCGTGCACGCACACCTGCCAGGTCCCGAACGGCCCGAGCAGTTCCTCGACCCGCGCGTTGACCGCGGCCAGTTGCTCGGGCGTGATCAGCCCGCGCGCCACACCGGACTGG
Coding sequences within it:
- the rfaE2 gene encoding D-glycero-beta-D-manno-heptose 1-phosphate adenylyltransferase, which encodes MTGPLVVVGDTLLDIDVDGNAERLCPEAPVPVVDVGREWHRPGGAGLAARLAARSAADVVLVTALGEDEGGARLARLLGGEVELCALPLEGETVRKTRIRAAGQSVVRLDHGDGRAAREPLDAHTVSVLRSASAILVADYGRGVASHPRIRQLLGESGAPIVWDPHPRGGPPVPGAALVTPNEGEAAKFAGEPGTPGDLAERLRVQWSAEAVAVTVGARGAVLADGSATRTIPVPHAARVPASVRPDTCGAGDRFASAVAAALFEGARLDNAVASAVESAARFVAAGAATALSEPAEPVAREPGLSGFELAERVRRRGGRVVATGGCFDILHPGHVTLLRRARELGDVLIVCVNSDESVRRLKGPGRPVVTAADRVRVLSALESVDAVVVFEESSPVEVLRTLRPDVWVKGGDYEGTDLPEAEVVRENGGRVVLVPTVEGYSTTRLIETVSNG
- a CDS encoding D-sedoheptulose-7-phosphate isomerase; protein product: MIEERFTALAATMQDLTALAPRIEAWGRHLADVLGAGGRLLACGNGGSAAEAQHLTGELVGRFVNDRQPLSAIALHADTSATTAIVNDYGDHEVFARQVRAHGRPGDVLVALSTSGRSQNVCAAAKTAHELGITTWALTGPAPNALASICDDTLVIDAPSTGTVQEAHLAVVHGLCAALDEALGVPS
- a CDS encoding glycosyltransferase family 9 protein, translating into MVRSRVLVARLDNAGDVLLSGPLVRAVAAQADSVTFLAGPHGRAAAELLPGVDEVIEWCAPWIDPDPPAVTPAYLAELRARIRAAQPESALIVTSFHQSPLPLALVLRECGVPWIGAICEDYPGSLLDLRHRVEGDPPEAERALSLARAAGFELPPGDDGRLAVRHPLPDVSDLVGEPGYVVVHPAASVPARQYPAERNAEVVRLLAQSGYRVVVTGGPAERELTARVAGDHGLDLAGRTDLRGLAAVLAGARVTVAPNTGPAHLAAAVGTPVVSMFAPVVPAARWAPHGVPVVLLGDQDAPCRDTRARVCPVSGHPCLGRVAPEEVLRAVEKLGGAA